In Cryptomeria japonica chromosome 10, Sugi_1.0, whole genome shotgun sequence, a genomic segment contains:
- the LOC131047347 gene encoding uncharacterized protein LOC131047347 isoform X1 produces MSTSASRLLIRKDHAWKYHEDFPGQRKGQTKCTFCKTIFHGGIYRLKYHIAGVRGHDAEPCLKALPEAVRECYVIVEEIERKKKQKEDRAAIGREANLGRGTQLGCVGGLSSLPSYRPTQFATAGASASTSISGSATATSHAPSTSSCSGSVSIGPRIRKSRLDSFFVPHTTPGSQQSLEGMGWNKEVHDAAKMAVGRFWTYSSIPFFAARSPYWQEMVDALTICGAGFKAPSESDLSGPILSQMVDDVKKDLDEQRQIWSTKGCTIMIDGWMDRRNRTLLNFLVSSAGGTVFVKSIDASAHCKNATYLCEQIEEVIDEVGEENVVQVVTDNAANYVAAGRLLMERHPSIVWTPCAAHCIDLMLEDIGKIPWVKRCVERARNVCKFVYNHSWVLALMRQYTEQKELTRPRITRFATNFLTLQSMVRSKSALRRMIVGEEWYSSSYATTPAGKDMADCIFDEQDFWVPCDEIVKFVKPLVVLLRVADGEKPAMGYIYEGMDRAKEGIKFVYGGDESKYGPIWEIIDRRWHHQLHRPIHVAAYYLNPAFRFIPSFKADVKVLNGLYSIMEKMGLAGTTQIELIRELQLFSDAQGEIFSRPVAKDGRTTMMPAHWWSFFGPTTPNIQKLAIRILSQPCSASGCERNWSMFEHIHSKRCDRLSVEKMNDLVFVHYNLRLRMRKNALVDIFSPIILDEVDLEAEWANESQTDPEIPLAVFSDDDIDWIDQVDIEAEAIAMAEEEQRARVETGNTESDTTVPDVGEHGMVSRGATMAAKSSRTYLKRLRRGPGREGARSFEP; encoded by the exons atgtctacttcagcttctagactcCTCATTAGAAAGGACcatgcttggaaatatcatgaggattttccagggcaaagaaaggggcaaacaaaatgtacattttgcaaaacaatattccatggaggtatatatagactgaaataccatattgctggtgtgcgtggacatgatgccgaaccatgcctaaaagcacttcctgaggccgtacgtgaatgttatgtaattgttgaggaaattgaaaggaaaaagaaacaaaaggaggatcgagcggccattgggagagaggcaaatttaggaagagggacacagttaggttgtgttggaggcctttcttccttaccttcatatcgtcccactcagtttgctactgctggtgcttccgcttctacttctataagtggcagtgccaccgccacttctcatgctcctagcactagtagttgtagtgggagtgttagcattggacctaggattcgtaaatctaggttggattccttctttgtgcctcacactactcctgggtcccaacagtcgcttgagggcatgggttggaacaaggaggtccatgatgctgctaaaatggcagttggtaGGTTTTGGACCTACAGCAGCATTCCATTCTTTgcagccag gtctccttattggcaagaaatggttgatgcccttaccatatgcggggcggggttcaaagcccctagtgagagtgatttgagcggacccattttgtctcaaatggtggatgatgtgaagaaggatttagatgaacaacgccagatatggagcactaaaggttgcaccatcatgattgATGGTTGgatggataggagaaatagaactctccttaattttcttgtttcttccgcag ggggcaccgttttcgtcaagtccattgatgcctccgcccattgcaagaatgccacctacctatgtgagcagatagaggaggtgattgatgaggtgggtgaggagaacgtggtacaggtggtaaccgacaatgcagcaaattatgttgctgcgg gtagactattgatggagaggcacccatctatagtttggactccatgtgctgctcattgcattgacctcatgttggaggatattggaaaaatcccatgggtcaagagatgtgtagaaagggcaagaaatgtgtgcaaatttgtatataatcactcatgggtgttggctcttatgagacaatacacagagcagaaggagttaaCTCGTCcaagaatcacaagatttgccacaaatttcctcacattgcagtccatggttaggtctaagtctgccttgagacgtatgattgttggtgaggagtggtattcctcatcctatgctaccacccctgcagggaaagatatggcagactgcatttttgatgagcaagacttttgggtcccttgtgatgagatagtgaag tttgttaagcccttggtggttttgttgcgagttgcggatggagaaaagcccgcaatgggctatatatatgagggcatggatagggcgaaggagggcatcaaatttgtctatggaggagatgagagtaagtatggtcccatttgggagatcattgataggagatggcatcatcagcttcataggcccatccatgtagcagcctattatctgaatccggcatttcgttttatcccttctttcaaggctgatgtgaaggtccttaatgggctatactcaatcatggagaagatgggacttGCTGGTACTACTCAGATAGAGCTTAttcgagagctacagttgttctcagatgcacaaggggagatCTTCTCTCGTCCTGTTgccaaagacggtaggacaactatgatgccag ctcattggtggagcttttttggcccaacgacaccaaatattcagaagttggccattcgcatcttgagccaaccatgcagtgcatcaggttgtgagcgcaattggagtatgtttgagcacatacactccaagaggtgcgatagattatctgtggagaagatgaatgatcttgtctttgttcactacaaccttcgcctgagaatgagaaagaatgcattagttgacatcttctctcctatcattctagatgaggttgatcttgaagcagaatGGGCCAATGAGAGTCAGACAGATCCTGAGATTCCTCTagctgtctttagtgatgatgacattgattggatcgaccaggtagatatagaggccgaggctatagccatggcagaggaggagcaaagAGCACGAGTagagacaggaaatactgagaGTGACACAAcggttcctgatgttggtgagcatggcatggtgtcacggggagcgactatggctgctaaatcatccaggacctaccttaaacgccttcgcagggggccagggcgagagggtgcacgCTCCTTTGAGCCATAG
- the LOC131047347 gene encoding uncharacterized protein LOC131047347 isoform X2, with amino-acid sequence MTGSAYMIDRSPYWQEMVDALTICGAGFKAPSESDLSGPILSQMVDDVKKDLDEQRQIWSTKGCTIMIDGWMDRRNRTLLNFLVSSAGGTVFVKSIDASAHCKNATYLCEQIEEVIDEVGEENVVQVVTDNAANYVAAGRLLMERHPSIVWTPCAAHCIDLMLEDIGKIPWVKRCVERARNVCKFVYNHSWVLALMRQYTEQKELTRPRITRFATNFLTLQSMVRSKSALRRMIVGEEWYSSSYATTPAGKDMADCIFDEQDFWVPCDEIVKFVKPLVVLLRVADGEKPAMGYIYEGMDRAKEGIKFVYGGDESKYGPIWEIIDRRWHHQLHRPIHVAAYYLNPAFRFIPSFKADVKVLNGLYSIMEKMGLAGTTQIELIRELQLFSDAQGEIFSRPVAKDGRTTMMPAHWWSFFGPTTPNIQKLAIRILSQPCSASGCERNWSMFEHIHSKRCDRLSVEKMNDLVFVHYNLRLRMRKNALVDIFSPIILDEVDLEAEWANESQTDPEIPLAVFSDDDIDWIDQVDIEAEAIAMAEEEQRARVETGNTESDTTVPDVGEHGMVSRGATMAAKSSRTYLKRLRRGPGREGARSFEP; translated from the exons ATGACTGGCTCAGCGTACATGATTGACAG gtctccttattggcaagaaatggttgatgcccttaccatatgcggggcggggttcaaagcccctagtgagagtgatttgagcggacccattttgtctcaaatggtggatgatgtgaagaaggatttagatgaacaacgccagatatggagcactaaaggttgcaccatcatgattgATGGTTGgatggataggagaaatagaactctccttaattttcttgtttcttccgcag ggggcaccgttttcgtcaagtccattgatgcctccgcccattgcaagaatgccacctacctatgtgagcagatagaggaggtgattgatgaggtgggtgaggagaacgtggtacaggtggtaaccgacaatgcagcaaattatgttgctgcgg gtagactattgatggagaggcacccatctatagtttggactccatgtgctgctcattgcattgacctcatgttggaggatattggaaaaatcccatgggtcaagagatgtgtagaaagggcaagaaatgtgtgcaaatttgtatataatcactcatgggtgttggctcttatgagacaatacacagagcagaaggagttaaCTCGTCcaagaatcacaagatttgccacaaatttcctcacattgcagtccatggttaggtctaagtctgccttgagacgtatgattgttggtgaggagtggtattcctcatcctatgctaccacccctgcagggaaagatatggcagactgcatttttgatgagcaagacttttgggtcccttgtgatgagatagtgaag tttgttaagcccttggtggttttgttgcgagttgcggatggagaaaagcccgcaatgggctatatatatgagggcatggatagggcgaaggagggcatcaaatttgtctatggaggagatgagagtaagtatggtcccatttgggagatcattgataggagatggcatcatcagcttcataggcccatccatgtagcagcctattatctgaatccggcatttcgttttatcccttctttcaaggctgatgtgaaggtccttaatgggctatactcaatcatggagaagatgggacttGCTGGTACTACTCAGATAGAGCTTAttcgagagctacagttgttctcagatgcacaaggggagatCTTCTCTCGTCCTGTTgccaaagacggtaggacaactatgatgccag ctcattggtggagcttttttggcccaacgacaccaaatattcagaagttggccattcgcatcttgagccaaccatgcagtgcatcaggttgtgagcgcaattggagtatgtttgagcacatacactccaagaggtgcgatagattatctgtggagaagatgaatgatcttgtctttgttcactacaaccttcgcctgagaatgagaaagaatgcattagttgacatcttctctcctatcattctagatgaggttgatcttgaagcagaatGGGCCAATGAGAGTCAGACAGATCCTGAGATTCCTCTagctgtctttagtgatgatgacattgattggatcgaccaggtagatatagaggccgaggctatagccatggcagaggaggagcaaagAGCACGAGTagagacaggaaatactgagaGTGACACAAcggttcctgatgttggtgagcatggcatggtgtcacggggagcgactatggctgctaaatcatccaggacctaccttaaacgccttcgcagggggccagggcgagagggtgcacgCTCCTTTGAGCCATAG